The following coding sequences are from one Nilaparvata lugens isolate BPH chromosome 6, ASM1435652v1, whole genome shotgun sequence window:
- the LOC120351995 gene encoding uncharacterized protein LOC120351995 translates to MAGRATTDAIFALRQLVEKARELRSQLHMTFVDLEKTYDRVPRQEIWRSMRGKGVPEKYDCSIGAGDVQGSHHSSENQCGKDPRVFCASWPSLSPYLFDLFMDVVGAAVKRPAPWCMLFADDIVLCEPTKDQLEERLESWRKTLEERGLKISRSETEYMVLGNNDGLPLQIEGNQLQPVASFKYLGSSVQRDGINCGWMNWRK, encoded by the coding sequence ATGGCAGGAAGAGCAACAACAGATGCAATATTTGCTCTCCGGCAGCTGGTGGAGAAGGCAAGAGAGCTAAGGTCTCAGCTGCACATGACATTTGTTGACCTGGAAAAAACCTATGACAGGGTGCCCAGGCAAGAGATTTGGCGAAGTATGAGAGGAAAAGGTGTGCCAGAGAAGTATGATTGTTCGATTGGTGCAGGAGATGTACAAGGGAGCCATCACTCGAGTGAGAACCAGTGTGGGAAGGATCCAAGAGTTTTCTGTGCAAGTTGGCCATCACTTAGCCCATATCTGTTTGATCTGTTCATGGATGTCGTGGGTGCTGCAGTCAAGAGGCCAGCACCATGGTGCATGCTATTTGCAGATGACATCGTGCTCTGTGAACCTACCAAAGATCAGTTGGAAGAAAGACTGGAAAGCTGGAGGAAGACTTTGGAGGAAAGGGGACTGAAAATTAGCCGATCAGAAACAGAGTACATGGTATTGGGAAACAATGATGGGCTACCCTTACAGATTGAAGGAAACCAACTCCAACCAGTTGCAAGTTTCAAGTACCTGGGTTCAAGTGTACAGAGAGATGGAATAAATTGTGGATGGATGAACTGGAGAAAATGA